A section of the Clostridium omnivorum genome encodes:
- a CDS encoding YmaF family protein, protein MYHTHNYSGTTSFNDGHSHDYEGVTSPAPTGVPHIHNIVGYTDYADGHRHYYALQTSPDYHVPGGHIHYISGMTYITETHYHFIKDRTSVD, encoded by the coding sequence ATGTATCACACACATAACTATTCTGGCACAACCTCATTTAACGATGGTCACAGTCATGATTATGAAGGAGTAACTTCTCCAGCTCCAACTGGAGTACCTCATATTCATAATATAGTCGGATATACTGATTATGCGGATGGGCACAGACACTACTATGCATTACAAACAAGCCCTGACTATCATGTACCCGGCGGCCACATTCACTATATCTCAGGTATGACCTATATAACTGAAACTCATTATCATTTTATAAAAGATAGGACTAGTGTAGATTAG
- the glmS gene encoding glutamine--fructose-6-phosphate transaminase (isomerizing): MCGIVGFIGKKEASPILIEGLSKLEYRGYDSAGIATMDNGNISVAKCKGRLANLENKLKEEPVKGNIGIGHTRWATHGEPSDINSHPHTNEVGTISVVHNGIIENYIQLREKLISKGYKFCSETDTEVIPHLIDYYFKGDLVEAVIKAVSRMEGSYAIGVISAKEPDKLIAVRKDSPLIVGVGDGEYFIASDVPAVLNHTRDVYYLNDNEFVVLKHDGVTILNEENEKIEKELSHVTWNADAAEKGGYEDFMLKEIHEQPKAIRDTMTSRIALGKEITLDKITLTKEQIEKIDKIYIVACGTAYHSGVVGKYVIEKLAKVSVELDIASEFRYREPLINENTLMIVVSQSGETADTMAALRLAKSQNARVIAVTNVVGSSVAREADDVFYTWAGPEIAVASTKAYITMLIAMYTIALFLAEKKGTLSKEEIENIKKDMLELPDKTEAVIKDKEEIQKYASRTYMHKDIFFLGRGLDYAVALEGSLKLKEISYIHSEAYAAGELKHGTIALIEKGTVVIALATQNNLFDKMLSNIKEVKTRGANVLAFALEGDKKIEGTVDKTFYLPNINPLLAPVLSVIPLQLFAYYVAVQKGCDVDKPRNLAKSVTVE, encoded by the coding sequence ATGTGCGGAATAGTAGGATTTATCGGAAAGAAAGAGGCTTCACCAATACTTATAGAGGGCTTGTCAAAGCTAGAATACAGAGGCTATGACTCAGCTGGTATAGCAACAATGGATAATGGAAATATCAGTGTGGCTAAGTGTAAGGGAAGACTTGCAAATCTTGAAAATAAATTGAAGGAAGAACCTGTAAAAGGTAATATAGGAATTGGACATACAAGATGGGCTACTCATGGAGAGCCATCAGATATAAATTCTCATCCTCATACTAATGAGGTAGGAACAATAAGCGTTGTTCATAATGGAATCATCGAGAACTATATTCAGCTTAGGGAAAAGCTTATTTCAAAAGGATACAAGTTCTGTTCAGAAACTGATACAGAAGTTATACCACACCTTATCGATTATTATTTTAAAGGTGATCTTGTAGAAGCGGTAATAAAGGCAGTGTCCAGGATGGAAGGAAGCTATGCAATAGGAGTTATAAGTGCTAAAGAGCCCGATAAACTTATTGCAGTGAGAAAAGACAGCCCGCTAATAGTTGGAGTTGGAGATGGAGAATATTTCATAGCTTCTGACGTACCAGCAGTTTTAAATCATACAAGAGACGTTTACTACTTAAACGACAATGAATTTGTTGTTTTGAAACATGATGGAGTTACCATATTAAATGAAGAAAATGAAAAGATAGAAAAGGAATTGTCCCATGTAACCTGGAATGCTGATGCAGCAGAAAAGGGTGGTTATGAGGATTTTATGCTCAAGGAAATTCATGAGCAGCCAAAGGCAATAAGAGATACAATGACTTCAAGAATAGCTCTTGGTAAGGAAATCACTCTTGATAAGATTACATTGACAAAAGAGCAGATAGAAAAGATAGATAAGATATATATTGTAGCTTGCGGTACTGCATATCATTCAGGTGTTGTAGGCAAATATGTGATTGAAAAGCTTGCAAAGGTATCAGTTGAGCTTGATATTGCATCAGAATTTAGATATAGAGAACCATTGATAAATGAAAATACTCTTATGATAGTTGTAAGCCAGTCTGGTGAAACTGCAGATACAATGGCAGCACTAAGACTTGCAAAATCACAAAATGCGAGAGTTATTGCTGTTACAAATGTAGTAGGAAGCTCGGTTGCAAGAGAAGCTGATGATGTTTTCTACACCTGGGCAGGTCCTGAAATTGCTGTAGCATCAACAAAGGCGTATATTACAATGCTTATTGCAATGTATACAATAGCTCTGTTCCTTGCAGAGAAAAAAGGAACCTTAAGCAAAGAAGAAATAGAGAACATAAAGAAGGATATGCTGGAACTTCCAGATAAGACAGAGGCTGTTATAAAAGACAAGGAAGAAATCCAAAAGTATGCATCAAGAACTTATATGCATAAGGATATATTCTTCTTAGGAAGAGGACTTGACTATGCAGTAGCACTTGAAGGTTCACTAAAGCTTAAGGAGATATCCTATATTCATTCTGAAGCATATGCAGCAGGTGAATTAAAGCATGGAACTATAGCACTTATAGAAAAGGGCACCGTAGTTATAGCTCTTGCAACTCAGAACAACTTGTTTGATAAAATGCTAAGCAATATAAAGGAAGTTAAGACAAGAGGTGCAAATGTACTTGCATTCGCACTGGAAGGTGACAAAAAAATAGAAGGCACTGTAGACAAAACCTTTTATCTTCCAAATATAAATCCACTTTTGGCACCAGTACTTTCAGTAATACCACTTCAGTTATTTGCTTATTATGTAGCAGTACAAAAAGGCTGTGACGTAGACAAGCCAAGAAACTTAGCAAAATCAGTTACAGTTGAATAG
- a CDS encoding zinc-binding dehydrogenase produces the protein MKTRAVRLYGKNDLRLEEFELPEIKDDEILVQVVSDSICMSSYKAAIQGPDHKRVPKDIDKNPIIIGHEFAGNIVKVGTKWKDQFKEGTKFAQQPALNYKGSMASPGYSYKYFGGDATYMIIPQEVMELGCLLNYKGEAYYEASLAEPMSCIIGAFHANFHTKMGSYVHHMGIVEGGKMALLAATGPMGLGAIEYIINCDRRPSLLVVTDIDEKRIAKAKAIFSKEKAAERGVELIFVNTKDIEDVPEYLMRLSGGTGFDDVYAYAPVRSVVEQADKILGRDGCLNFFAGPTDTKFSGELNYYNVHYASTHVIGTTGGNTDDLKECLKMTEAGLINPAVMVTHIGGLDSAAEATLNLPKLPGGKKLIYTNIDMELTAIDEFEEKGKTDPLFAELDEIVKRNNGLWCAEAEKYLLNAKSK, from the coding sequence ATGAAATATTGGTACAAGTAGTATCAGACAGCATATGCATGTCCAGTTATAAGGCAGCAATCCAAGGACCTGATCACAAGAGAGTGCCAAAGGATATAGACAAGAACCCTATAATCATAGGACATGAATTTGCAGGTAATATAGTAAAGGTTGGAACTAAGTGGAAGGATCAATTTAAAGAAGGGACCAAATTTGCACAGCAACCAGCCCTTAATTACAAGGGCAGCATGGCATCACCAGGATACAGCTATAAGTATTTTGGAGGAGATGCAACATACATGATAATTCCTCAGGAGGTTATGGAGCTGGGCTGTCTTTTAAACTATAAAGGGGAAGCTTATTATGAGGCATCTCTAGCAGAACCTATGTCATGTATTATTGGAGCATTCCATGCAAATTTTCATACTAAAATGGGTTCATATGTACATCATATGGGAATAGTAGAAGGCGGAAAGATGGCGTTACTAGCAGCTACAGGTCCAATGGGACTTGGAGCAATTGAATATATCATTAACTGTGACAGAAGACCTTCCTTACTAGTAGTAACTGATATAGATGAAAAAAGAATTGCAAAAGCAAAGGCTATATTCTCTAAGGAAAAAGCTGCAGAAAGAGGCGTAGAGCTGATTTTTGTAAACACGAAAGACATAGAAGATGTTCCTGAATATTTGATGAGATTGTCAGGGGGTACTGGTTTTGATGATGTTTACGCCTATGCCCCAGTAAGATCTGTTGTTGAACAAGCTGATAAGATACTTGGAAGAGATGGCTGCTTAAACTTCTTTGCAGGTCCTACAGATACTAAATTTTCGGGTGAACTCAATTATTATAATGTTCATTATGCATCAACACATGTAATAGGAACAACTGGTGGAAACACTGATGATCTTAAAGAATGCCTGAAGATGACAGAAGCAGGGCTTATAAATCCTGCAGTTATGGTAACACATATAGGTGGGCTGGACAGTGCTGCTGAAGCTACTCTAAACCTTCCAAAGCTGCCTGGAGGAAAGAAGCTTATATATACTAATATAGATATGGAACTTACAGCTATTGACGAGTTTGAGGAAAAAGGAAAGACTGATCCGTTATTTGCTGAACTTGATGAAATAGTTAAAAGAAATAATGGCTTATGGTGTGCAGAAGCTGAAAAGTATCTTTTAAATGCAAAAAGCAAGTAG